A window of Actinomycetota bacterium contains these coding sequences:
- a CDS encoding type IV toxin-antitoxin system AbiEi family antitoxin domain-containing protein codes for MTREMRLAATSARQLGAFTGQQAVAAGFPRRTVQRRVSSGVWERVVGDTYRVRGAPVSWEQVALAAWLAVGNPAAISHRSAAALWELGPAPPAEPAILVPRPRRPRVGGVELIETKRWGRLDVVRKGPFRLTSMPRTLVDLAPVLPELELEMALDRAHRQGMRFDRFMSYLRHPANRRLPGVRRLLEIAADRDPARPIESELETLLFAVLRRARLPLPVRQHWTETRKGRRRIDLAYPEHRLALEVVGFTFHEHGRAAFDDDKARDAELAEAGWDRRYLTKTKLEGEPDDVVWTVSRALGLVPTRWEARASGGTRRPTRSGPGHPGRAPA; via the coding sequence ATGACCAGGGAGATGCGACTCGCCGCCACGTCGGCCCGACAGCTCGGCGCGTTCACCGGACAGCAGGCGGTCGCCGCCGGGTTCCCGCGACGGACGGTCCAGCGCCGCGTCTCCAGCGGCGTCTGGGAGCGCGTCGTCGGTGACACGTACCGGGTGCGAGGGGCTCCCGTCTCGTGGGAGCAGGTCGCGCTCGCTGCCTGGCTCGCGGTCGGGAACCCGGCAGCGATCTCGCACCGCTCGGCAGCGGCCCTGTGGGAGCTGGGCCCTGCCCCGCCCGCCGAACCAGCGATCCTCGTCCCGCGGCCGCGCCGACCGCGAGTCGGTGGCGTGGAGCTCATCGAGACGAAGAGATGGGGCAGGCTCGATGTCGTCCGGAAAGGTCCCTTCAGGCTCACCAGCATGCCCCGGACGCTCGTCGACCTGGCTCCCGTCCTGCCGGAGCTCGAGCTGGAGATGGCGCTGGACCGCGCCCACCGTCAGGGGATGCGGTTCGACCGGTTCATGTCCTACCTTCGGCACCCGGCTAACCGACGGCTCCCGGGCGTCCGGCGTTTGCTCGAGATCGCGGCCGACCGCGACCCGGCCCGTCCGATCGAGAGCGAGCTGGAGACGCTGCTCTTCGCCGTCCTTCGTCGAGCCCGGCTCCCGCTCCCCGTCCGCCAGCACTGGACCGAGACGCGCAAGGGGAGGCGCCGGATCGACCTCGCATACCCGGAGCATCGGCTCGCCCTCGAGGTGGTCGGGTTCACGTTCCACGAACACGGACGAGCCGCCTTCGACGACGACAAGGCGCGCGACGCCGAGCTGGCCGAGGCCGGGTGGGACAGGCGCTACCTCACGAAGACGAAGCTGGAGGGTGAGCCGGACGACGTCGTCTGGACCGTCTCCCGCGCGCTCGGACTCGTGCCGACGCGGTGGGAGGCTCGGGCGAGCGGCGGGACCCGCCGTCCCACCCGGTCGGGACCCGGTCATCCTGGCCGTGCGCCGGCGTGA
- a CDS encoding sigma-70 family RNA polymerase sigma factor, with protein sequence MTGIEPVRPPIDLLVERARNSDLEAFEEIVRMLQGPVRAFARRVMGDAAAGDDAAQETFLRVWKGLGSYRPSERFMAWVFTIARNTCIEMWRREQRTPVPVESLPEDRRHIDPTDGADLKRAVSEAVSRLPDTIRATFLLREAGLSYEEIAVAEGCPVGTVRSRLHSARRSLAASLEPFMFGGDA encoded by the coding sequence GTGACGGGGATCGAGCCGGTCCGGCCTCCGATCGATCTGCTCGTCGAGCGCGCTCGGAACAGCGATCTCGAAGCGTTCGAAGAGATCGTCCGCATGCTGCAGGGACCGGTGCGCGCGTTCGCCCGCCGGGTCATGGGGGACGCGGCGGCCGGTGACGACGCGGCTCAAGAGACGTTCCTGAGGGTCTGGAAGGGCCTCGGCTCGTACAGGCCGTCCGAGCGTTTCATGGCCTGGGTGTTCACGATCGCCCGCAACACCTGCATCGAGATGTGGAGGCGTGAGCAGAGGACGCCGGTTCCGGTGGAGTCGCTACCGGAGGACCGCCGTCACATCGACCCGACGGACGGGGCCGACCTGAAGCGCGCCGTGTCGGAGGCCGTCTCCCGGCTCCCGGACACCATCCGGGCCACGTTCCTGCTCCGCGAGGCGGGGCTTTCCTACGAAGAGATAGCGGTGGCCGAGGGTTGCCCCGTCGGCACCGTCCGTAGCCGGCTCCACTCGGCGCGGCGCTCCCTGGCCGCCTCGTTGGAGCCATTCATGTTCGGAGGTGACGCCTGA